The Flavobacteriales bacterium nucleotide sequence CAGAGAGAAAGAATAAAGCGGATGAAAAAGAACACCTCCTTTGGAAGTATGCAGACCCTCATGGAGAGGGATGGGCAGATTATTTCCGAATACCTGGAGTTCGAGCGGGAAGGGCGCGGTCACAGCCATGAGCGCTGGGAGATCTGTCATGTGACGGCCGGATCGGGTGTGATCGTAAATGGAGAGGAGCGCATAGAAGTGAGCAAGGGGAGCATGTGTAAGATCCCACCACATACCGAGCATTGGATGATCCCTGATCCTACCATGGAGGTCCTGCTGGTCTATTCAGATACAGAAGGGTGAATCAGACCCGCTTCGCCAATTCCCTACCCAACTTCTCCACTACTCCTACTACCAAGGCATTGCCCATGAAAAAGGCGCGCTTGGCATCGCGGATGCCTGCTGATCGGGTATGGTCATCTGGGAACATATTGAGACGCTCCAGTTCTACCGGGGTCAATCTGCGCAATACGCCTTCTTGTTCTACCACATGCTTGAATCGGGAGGGGGAAGGTCCGCCCTCTCCGGTGATGATGGTCCGCGATGGCCGATCCAGTGGATCGGGGAAGGTCAGTCTACCTTCAGTGAAGGTGTATGCATGACCGTTGCGGCTGACCCTATCCAAGCGCTTGGCTCCTTTCTGATATTCCCAATCCTTTTCCTTCGTCTTGGGAATCCAGAACTCCTTCCCCACCTCATCCAAGTCTTGGAGGATATCTTCCATGACCACTCTTCTACCTCTATATCTACTCTGGACCCGCCCTGTGTAGCAGGACCCATCGATCATCAGACCGGCCTGCCCGAAGGGGCTCTGCTTAAGTCCGACTCCGAAGGTCTGGGACACTTCCAGAATATCATCCGGTAATTCCACCTGTTCCAGCTGTACTTTCTTCTCTACTGGAAAGGCCTTGGCCATGACTCCTTCAGAACCAAGGTATGTCCGAGGGTCGGTCTTTTTCAGAGCTGTAAATAGGGCTGTACCTTTCAGATAGGCCAGAATGAAGATCCTCCGTCTGCGCTGAGGCATACCGTAATCGGCCGCATTGATCACACGCCACTCGACCGCATATCCCAGATCGGCCAGACTTCGGAGCATGATGGCGAAATCCCTTCCACGTTGATCGGCAGGGGATTTCAGCAATCGGTCCACGTTCTCCAGCATGAGATATCTGGGTCGCTTCTTTCTCTTCTTCCGCAGAATGGCTTCGATACTCCACCAGAGTACGCCTTTCTTGCCACGAAGCCCTTTGGAATTGCGCAATGAAGTGGCTACGGAATAGTCCTGGCACGGGAATCCGCCCACCAGCAGGTCATGGTCGGGAATGGAGTCGAAATCCTGCTCGATGACTTCTTCGATGTTCTGATTCACATGATCGCACTCGGGCCATCGGGCCTGGTAGACCATACTGGCATGCTGCTTCTTGGTGCTGGGCTCCCACTGATTGGACCACAGGACTTCATAGGGAGAATTCCTCTTTCGCGGATATCCCTCCAGACCGATACGGAATCCACCTACTCCCGCAAATAGCTCAACGACCTTGATCTTCTTCATTCTCCAATAAGGCACTCACTCGATGGACACATGCATCGATATCCTGCTTGATCTCGCATTCCCAAATAACGTGAACCTTCCATTGAAGATCAAGTAGCTCTCGACTTTTTCGTTCATCCCGTGCTATGTTCTTTTCGAATTTCTCCTTCCAGAAGGCCTGATGGGATTTGGGCAATGGCAGGTCACAATGCGGGCAGCGATGCCAGTAGCAGCCATTGACGAAGATGGCGATGCGCCTTCCTGGGAAGGAGATATCAGGCCTTCCCGGAACAGATTTCCAATGCAATCGATAGCCGCGTATGCCTGCTGCCCAGAGCGCTTTGCGCAAGCGCATCTCAGGTTTGGTATCCTTTCCGCGATTGCCCCGCATGCTCTTAGCCACGGCCTCATTGACGGCCGGTGGATTGCGGTCATCTCGGTAACTTGAATTGCTCAAAGGACTACTGTCTTGTGTAATTTCGCGGCCATCAAGATATCATGAATCATGAAGAACCTGGATCAAGAAGAATGGAAGAGCGGAAGTGAATCTCCGCATGCGACCATCATCGATGTGCGCACTGCAGAGGAATGTGAAGAAGGTATCGTGGCCGGTGCACGGCTGCTCGATATTTACAGACCCGATGAATTCATGGCTGCCTTGGCCGAGATGGACAAGGAGGCTTCCTATTATCTCTATTGCCGCAGCGGTAACCGCAGTGGCCAGGCCTGTATGATCATGGAGTCCCAAGGATTCAAAGATGTCAATAACCTAGAGGGCGGCATGATGGAATGGGATGGCGAACTTGTAGACCCTCAAATCTGAATACTATGCAACACATCCTCTTTATCGCATTGATCATCCTGAGCAGCTCATGTAGCAGTCAGGTACAGAATGACCCCAGCGTACGCAGGGTCTCTCAGGTAGAATGGAAAGACCTATTATCACAGGAAGATGACCCTTTGATCATCGATGTGCGCACGCCTGAGGAATTCAACGGAGGTCATCTGGACGGTGCTGTCAATATCGACTTCAGAAGTCCGGATTTCAAGGAGCGTATGCTCGAGTTGGATAAGGAAAGGACCCTCTATCTCTACTGCCATTCAGGGGGTCGAAGTGCAAAGGCGATGGAAATGCTCCGCCAAGAAGGCTTTGAATCGGTCTGTGAGTTGGAAGGAGGATATTCCCAATGGGAGCCCTGAAAGGAAGCGCTTTCCTTGGTAAGAATTCCATGTACTGACAATTATCAGTGGATTCCCAAGGCCATGAGCACTGGCTTGGAAGTGCCTGCTGCCTTAA carries:
- a CDS encoding rhodanese-like domain-containing protein, translated to MKNLDQEEWKSGSESPHATIIDVRTAEECEEGIVAGARLLDIYRPDEFMAALAEMDKEASYYLYCRSGNRSGQACMIMESQGFKDVNNLEGGMMEWDGELVDPQI
- a CDS encoding very short patch repair endonuclease, giving the protein MRGNRGKDTKPEMRLRKALWAAGIRGYRLHWKSVPGRPDISFPGRRIAIFVNGCYWHRCPHCDLPLPKSHQAFWKEKFEKNIARDERKSRELLDLQWKVHVIWECEIKQDIDACVHRVSALLENEEDQGR
- a CDS encoding rhodanese-like domain-containing protein, whose amino-acid sequence is MQHILFIALIILSSSCSSQVQNDPSVRRVSQVEWKDLLSQEDDPLIIDVRTPEEFNGGHLDGAVNIDFRSPDFKERMLELDKERTLYLYCHSGGRSAKAMEMLRQEGFESVCELEGGYSQWEP
- the dcm gene encoding DNA (cytosine-5-)-methyltransferase, which translates into the protein MKKIKVVELFAGVGGFRIGLEGYPRKRNSPYEVLWSNQWEPSTKKQHASMVYQARWPECDHVNQNIEEVIEQDFDSIPDHDLLVGGFPCQDYSVATSLRNSKGLRGKKGVLWWSIEAILRKKRKKRPRYLMLENVDRLLKSPADQRGRDFAIMLRSLADLGYAVEWRVINAADYGMPQRRRRIFILAYLKGTALFTALKKTDPRTYLGSEGVMAKAFPVEKKVQLEQVELPDDILEVSQTFGVGLKQSPFGQAGLMIDGSCYTGRVQSRYRGRRVVMEDILQDLDEVGKEFWIPKTKEKDWEYQKGAKRLDRVSRNGHAYTFTEGRLTFPDPLDRPSRTIITGEGGPSPSRFKHVVEQEGVLRRLTPVELERLNMFPDDHTRSAGIRDAKRAFFMGNALVVGVVEKLGRELAKRV
- a CDS encoding cupin domain-containing protein, which gives rise to MKKNTSFGSMQTLMERDGQIISEYLEFEREGRGHSHERWEICHVTAGSGVIVNGEERIEVSKGSMCKIPPHTEHWMIPDPTMEVLLVYSDTEG